The following proteins come from a genomic window of Gossypium raimondii isolate GPD5lz chromosome 5, ASM2569854v1, whole genome shotgun sequence:
- the LOC105769462 gene encoding copper-transporting ATPase HMA4 translates to MNINVGDNKMELNGRDDLKRPLLEPSDSVCVTIPEPVDKLEKKRTVTFKIGNIKCASCVTSIESVLGEINGVESVSVSPIHGHAAIEYVPKLVNPKLIKETIEDAGFPVKEFSEQQIAVCRLRIKGMACTSCSESLERALKFLDGVKKAVVGLALEEAKVHFDPNITDSDRIIEAIEDAGFGADLISSGNEANKVHLKLEGVSSVEDMNTIKSYLESAIGVNHVEMDLEEKRATVNYDPDFTGPRSIIEAVQEVAHGSYKASLYIPPRQRETEQHHEINNYRNQFLLSCLFSVPLFIFSMVLPMLPPFGDWLEYKIYNMFTVGLLLRWVLCTPVQFIVGRRFYKGSYHALRLKSANMDVLVAMGTNAAYFYSVYVAIKSLSSDTFKGQDFFETSAMLISFILLGKYLEVLAKGKTSDALAKLTDLAPDSACLLILDDDGNVVSEVAISTQLIQRNDIIKIIPGEKVPVDGIVIDGQSYVNESMITGEAQPIAKKPGDKVIGGTMNENGCLLVKATHVGSETALSQIVQLVEAAQLARAPIQKIADRISRFFVPAIVLTAFITWLGWLIPGVIGIYPKHWIPKGMDKFELALQFGISVLVVACPCALGLATPTAVMVATGKGASLGVLIKGGNALEKAHKVKAIVFDKTGTLTVGKPEVVNVMLFSSVSMEDFCDVAIAAEANSQHPIAKAFLEHARKLRQKIESNRQSNNQHVTEAKDFEVHPGTGVSGKVGDKMVLVGNKRLMQTYNVTVGPEIEGYISEHEQQARTCVLVSIDGKIAGAFAVTDPVKPEAKNVILYLHSMGISSIMVTGDNWATATAIAKEVGIEKVIAEMDPIGKADRIKDLQMRGLTVAMVGDGINDSPALVAADVGMAIGAGTDVAIEAADIVLIKSNLEDVVTAIDLSRKTISRIWLNYVWALGYNILGVPVAAGILYPFTGVRLPPWLAGACMAASSLSVVCSSLLLQSYRKSWVFQDTKSGHSHCSKST, encoded by the exons ATGAATATTAATGTTGGAGACAATAAAATGGAACTGAATGGGAGGGATGATCTTAAGAGGCCTTTGCTGGAGCCCTCAGATAGTGTTTGCGTAACTATACCTGAACCTGTTGATAAGttggaaaagaagagaacagTGACGTTCAAAATAGGGAATATCAAGTGTGCATCTTGTGTGACTTCCATAGAATCTGTGCTTGGAGAGATCAACGGTGTTGAGAGTGTATCAGTGTCACCGATTCATGGCCACGCGGCAATTGAGTATGTTCCAAAGCTCGTCAAT ccaaaattaattaaagagacAATAGAGGATGCTGGTTTCCCTGTTAAGGAGTTTTCAGAGCAACAGATAGCAGTCTGCCGGCTCAGGATTAAGGGAATGGCATGTACAAGTTGTTCCGAATCCCTTGAACGTGCTCTAAAGTTCCTTGATGGAGTTAAAAAGGCAGTTGTTGGTCTAGCTCTTGAAGAAGCTAAGGTTCACTTTGATCCCAATATTACTGATTCTGATCGCATCATTGAAGCAATAGAAGATGCTGGCTTTGGCGCTGATCTCATTAGTTCTGGAAATGAAGCAAACAAAGTACATTTGAAACTTGAAGGAGTGTCATCAGTGGAGGATATGAATACTATTAAGTCCTACCTTGAGTCAGCCATAGGTGTAAATCATGTCGAGATGGACTTGGAGGAAAAAAGGGCCACTGTCAACTATGACCCAGACTTTACTGGTCCAAGATCCATTATTGAAGCTGTACAAGAAGTTGCTCATGGATCATACAAGGCAAGCTTGTATATACCTCCTAGACAAAGAGAAACTGAGCAGCACCATGAAATTAATAACTATAGGAATCAGTTCCTTTTAAGCTGCCTGTTCTCAGTTCCTCTGTTCATATTCTCCATGGTGCTTCCAATGCTTCCTCCTTTTGGTGATTGGTTAGAGTACAAGATCTACAACATGTTTACTGTCGGATTGCTTCTGCGATGGGTTCTTTGCACACCAGTACAGTTCATTGTTGGCCGAAG GTTTTATAAAGGATCATACCACGCATTGAGACTGAAATCTGCTAATATGGATGTTTTAGTAGCCATGGGCACCAATGCTGCATACTTTTACTCTGTTTATGTAGCAATTAAGTCTCTGAGCTCTGACACATTTAAAGGACAAGATTTTTTTGAGACAAGTGCAATGCTGATATCCTTTATTCTCTTAGGAAAATATTTAGAGGTGTTGGCTAAAGGGAAAACATCAGATGCTTTAGCCAAGCTGACAGACCTTGCTCCTGATAGTGCATGTTTGCTGATATTAGATGATGATGGAAATGTTGTCTCAGAGGTGGCAATCAGCACCCAACTAATACAAAGGAACGACATAATCAAGATCATTCCTGGCGAGAAAGTTCCTGTTGATGGCATTGTCATTGATGGTCAAAGCTATGTGAATGAGAGTATGATCACAGGGGAGGCACAACCTATTGCTAAAAAGCCTGGTGACAAG GTTATTGGTGGAACTATGAATGAGAATGGATGTTTACTGGTCAAGGCTACTCATGTTGGGTCAGAGACTGCGCTTTCCCAAATTGTTCAGCTTGTTGAAGCTGCTCAGCTCGCCAGAGCACCTATTCAGAAAATTGCTGACCGGATTTCTCGGTTTTTTGTTCCTGCA ATTGTTCTCACTGCATTTATCACTTGGTTGGGATGGCTGATCCCTGGGGTTATTGGTATTTACCCTAAACATTGGATCCCGAAAGGCATGGATAAATTTGAACTTGCACTCCAGTTTGGTATTTCAGTGTTGGTGGTTGCTTGCCCATGTGCTCTAGGACTAGCAACCCCTACAGCTGTCATGGTTGCCACAGGGAAGGGTGCTTCACTTGGTGTGCTGATTAAGGGTGGAAATGCCCTTGAGAAGGCACATAAG GTGAAAGCAATTGTGTTTGATAAGACGGGGACATTGACAGTTGGGAAACCTGAGGTTGTAAATGTTATGCTCTTTTCAAGCGTGTCAATGGAAGACTTCTGCGATGTTGCTATTGCTGCTGAG GCAAATAGTCAACATCCAATAGCCAAAGCTTTCCTGGAGCATGCTAGAAAATTGCGTCAGAAGATAGAATCTAACAGGCAATCCAATAATCAACATGTCACAGAGGCAAAGGACTTTGAGGTGCACCCTGGCACTGGGGTGAGCGGAAAAGTTGGTGACAAAATGGTCTTAGTTGGGAACAAGAGGCTTATGCAGACTTATAATGTCACAGTTGGTCCTGAGATTGAGGGCTACATTTCAGAACATGAGCAACAGGCTCGAACATGTGTCTTAGTTTCCATTGATGGAAAAATTGCTGGAGCTTTTGCAGTAACTGATCCAGTGAAGCCGGAAGCTAAGAATGTCATATTGTATCTTCATTCAATGGGGATCTCAAGCATAATGGTAACTGGTGATAACTGGGCTACTGCAACTGCCATAGCCAAAGAGGTTGGAATAGAGAAGGTAATTGCCGAGATGGATCCAATAGGAAAAGCTGATAGGATCAAAGATTTGCAG ATGAGAGGTTTGACGGTTGCTATGGTGGGAGATGGAATAAATGACTCACCTGCTTTGGTGGCAGCGGATGTAGGCATGGCAATTGGTGCTGGTACTGATGTAGCCATAGAAGCAGCTGACATAGTTCTTATCAAAAGCAACTTGGAAGATGTAGTTACTGCAATAGATCTGTCGAGAAAGACCATTTCCCGCATTTGGCTTAACTATGTGTGGGCCCTTGGTTACAACATTCTGGGCGTGCCAGTTGCTGCTGGAATCTTATATCCCTTCACAGGAGTTAGGTTACCACCTTGGCTAGCTGGTGCATGCATGGCCGCCTCCTCTCTTAGTGTTGTTTGTTCTTCTCTGTTGTTGCAGTCTTATAGGAAGTCTTGGGTGTTTCAAGATACAAAAAGCGGACATAGCCATTGCTCCAAATCCACATGA
- the LOC105771335 gene encoding ADP,ATP carrier protein 1, mitochondrial isoform X1 → MQWELSIHNIYNILFRIWRLFIGEMMADRHQHPSVMLKIAGQLHLGSSLSQDVRYRYGGFQRPAVHQKRFASASCNATLQHPMTQLACHPVSYNLSLFGSSSSPVCAQAPSEKGISGFVIDFLMGGVSAAVSKTAAAPIERVKLLIQNQDEMIRAGRLSEPYTGIGNCFKRTIADEGMMSLWRGNTANVIRYFPTQALNFAFKDYFKKLFNFKKDRDGYWKWFAGNLASGGAAGASSLLFVYSLDYARTRLANDAKAAKTGGERQFNGLVDVYTKTLKSDGIAGLYRGFNISCVGIIVYRGLYFGMYDSLKPVILVGKLQDSFFASFALGWVITNGAGLASYPIDTVRRRMMMTSGEAVKYKSSMDAFSQILKKEGFKSLFKGAGANILRAVAGAGVLAGYDKLQMIVFGKKYGSGGA, encoded by the exons ATGCAATGGGAACTATCCATTcataatatatacaatatattatTCCGCATTTGGAG GTTGTTTATTGGAGAAATGATGGCTGATAGGCACCAACATCCTTCTGTCATGCTAAAGATTGCTGGACAACTCCATCTTGGTTCCAGCCTTTCTCAAGATGTTCGATATCGGTATGGAGGATTCCAAAGGCCTGCTGTACATCAGAAGCGTTTTGCATCTGCAAGTTGCAATGCAACACTACAGCATCCCATGACTCAGCTGGCATGCCACCCAGTAAGTTATAATCTCTCATTGTTTGGATCGAGTTCATCACCTGTATGTGCCCAGGCTCCATCAGAGAAAGGTATTTCCGGTTTCGTTATCGATTTCCTCATGGGTGGAGTTTCTGCTGCTGTGTCCAAAACTGCTGCTGCTCCTATTGAACGTGTCAAGCTCTTAATCCAAAACCAGGATGAGATGATTAGAGCCGGTCGCCTCTCCGAACCTTACACTGGTATTGGTAATTGCTTTAAAAGAACAATAGCAGATGAAGGCATGATGTCTTTGTGGAGAGGAAATACAGCTAATGTGATCCGTTATTTCCCGACTCAG GCCTTGAACTTTGCCTTCAAGGATTACTTTAAAAAACTGTTCAACTTTAAGAAGGACCGTGATGGCTACTGGAAGTGGTTTGCTGGGAACTTAGCATCTGGTGGTGCAGCTGGTGCCTCTTCCCTTCTCTTTGTCTATTCCCTGGATTATGCTCGGACTCGTCTGGCTAACGATGCCAAAGCCGCAAAGACAGGAGGGGAGAGGCAATTCAATGGCTTGGTTGATGTATACACCAAGACTCTCAAATCAGATGGTATTGCTGGCCTCTACAGAGGTTTCAACATTTCATGTGTTGGTATCATTGTGTACCGGGGCCTGTACTTCGGAATGTATGATTCTCTAAAGCCGGTTATCCTTGTTGGAAAGTTGCAg GATAGCTTCTTTGCTAGCTTTGCTCTTGGTTGGGTTATTACAAATGGAGCAGGTCTTGCCTCCTATCCCATCGACACTGTCCGCAGAAGAATGATGATGACATCGGGTGAAGCCGTGAAGTACAAGAGCTCGATGGATGCGTTCTCGCAAATTCTTAAGAAGGAGGGCTTTAAGTCACTGTTTAAGGGAGCTGGTGCCAACATCCTGCGTGCGGTTGCTGGTGCGGGTGTGCTTGCAGGCTATGATAAGCTCCAAATGATTGTTTTCGGAAAGAAGTATGGTTCTGGTGGGGCATAA
- the LOC105771335 gene encoding ADP,ATP carrier protein 1, mitochondrial isoform X2: protein MMADRHQHPSVMLKIAGQLHLGSSLSQDVRYRYGGFQRPAVHQKRFASASCNATLQHPMTQLACHPVSYNLSLFGSSSSPVCAQAPSEKGISGFVIDFLMGGVSAAVSKTAAAPIERVKLLIQNQDEMIRAGRLSEPYTGIGNCFKRTIADEGMMSLWRGNTANVIRYFPTQALNFAFKDYFKKLFNFKKDRDGYWKWFAGNLASGGAAGASSLLFVYSLDYARTRLANDAKAAKTGGERQFNGLVDVYTKTLKSDGIAGLYRGFNISCVGIIVYRGLYFGMYDSLKPVILVGKLQDSFFASFALGWVITNGAGLASYPIDTVRRRMMMTSGEAVKYKSSMDAFSQILKKEGFKSLFKGAGANILRAVAGAGVLAGYDKLQMIVFGKKYGSGGA from the exons ATGATGGCTGATAGGCACCAACATCCTTCTGTCATGCTAAAGATTGCTGGACAACTCCATCTTGGTTCCAGCCTTTCTCAAGATGTTCGATATCGGTATGGAGGATTCCAAAGGCCTGCTGTACATCAGAAGCGTTTTGCATCTGCAAGTTGCAATGCAACACTACAGCATCCCATGACTCAGCTGGCATGCCACCCAGTAAGTTATAATCTCTCATTGTTTGGATCGAGTTCATCACCTGTATGTGCCCAGGCTCCATCAGAGAAAGGTATTTCCGGTTTCGTTATCGATTTCCTCATGGGTGGAGTTTCTGCTGCTGTGTCCAAAACTGCTGCTGCTCCTATTGAACGTGTCAAGCTCTTAATCCAAAACCAGGATGAGATGATTAGAGCCGGTCGCCTCTCCGAACCTTACACTGGTATTGGTAATTGCTTTAAAAGAACAATAGCAGATGAAGGCATGATGTCTTTGTGGAGAGGAAATACAGCTAATGTGATCCGTTATTTCCCGACTCAG GCCTTGAACTTTGCCTTCAAGGATTACTTTAAAAAACTGTTCAACTTTAAGAAGGACCGTGATGGCTACTGGAAGTGGTTTGCTGGGAACTTAGCATCTGGTGGTGCAGCTGGTGCCTCTTCCCTTCTCTTTGTCTATTCCCTGGATTATGCTCGGACTCGTCTGGCTAACGATGCCAAAGCCGCAAAGACAGGAGGGGAGAGGCAATTCAATGGCTTGGTTGATGTATACACCAAGACTCTCAAATCAGATGGTATTGCTGGCCTCTACAGAGGTTTCAACATTTCATGTGTTGGTATCATTGTGTACCGGGGCCTGTACTTCGGAATGTATGATTCTCTAAAGCCGGTTATCCTTGTTGGAAAGTTGCAg GATAGCTTCTTTGCTAGCTTTGCTCTTGGTTGGGTTATTACAAATGGAGCAGGTCTTGCCTCCTATCCCATCGACACTGTCCGCAGAAGAATGATGATGACATCGGGTGAAGCCGTGAAGTACAAGAGCTCGATGGATGCGTTCTCGCAAATTCTTAAGAAGGAGGGCTTTAAGTCACTGTTTAAGGGAGCTGGTGCCAACATCCTGCGTGCGGTTGCTGGTGCGGGTGTGCTTGCAGGCTATGATAAGCTCCAAATGATTGTTTTCGGAAAGAAGTATGGTTCTGGTGGGGCATAA
- the LOC105768766 gene encoding E3 ubiquitin-protein ligase BIG BROTHER → MSWDPHMEVQYINSNYPYNSAGSFIEYFEGLTYQHVNFIFDGASHVQESVYPSMTSSFYKFGPSDSGSISYYDHRNDHSYEVNNHELCIDEYRRASENSLSGSNEQTAAMNVEWERNAHATSLENSVDCPRRQHNAHDYQVIWQDCVDPDNMTYEELLELGESVGTQSRGLTQELISLLPVSKYKCSLFSRKKSRKERCVICQMEYKRGERQITLPCKHVYHAGCGTRWLSINKACPICYTEVFGNGSKH, encoded by the exons ATGAGTTGGGATCCACATATGGAGGTTCAATACATCAACAGTAACTACCCTTATAATAGTGCTGGCAGCTTTATCGAATATTTTGAAGGTCTTACTTATCAACAtgtcaattttattttcgaCGGTGCTTCTCATGTCCAG GAGAGTGTGTACCCATCCATGACTTCAAGCTTTTACAAGTTTGGCCCATCTGATTCTGGCAGTATTTCATATTATGATCATCGTAATGATCATAGTTACGAGGTGAATAACCATGAACTGTGCATTGATGAATATAGAAGGGCATCAGAGAATTCCTTGTCAGGGAGTAATGAACAGACTGCAGCAATGAATGTGGAATGGGAAAGAAACGCACATGCAACTTCGCTTGAAAACTCGGTAGATT GTCCACGGAGACAACATAATGCTCATGATTACCAG GTTATTTGGCAAGATTGTGTTGATCCTGACAACATGACATATGAG GAATTACTTGAGTTAGGGGAGAGTGTTGGAACACAAAGTCGGGGTCTCACCCAAGAACTTATTTCATTGCTACCTGTTTCAAAATACAAGTGCAGCTTATTCTCAAGGAAGAAATCAAGGAAAGAGAG ATGTGTAATTTGCCAGATGGAATATAAAAGAGGTGAGAGACAGATTACCCTACCTTGCAAGCATGTCTACCATGCTGGGTGTGGCACCAGATGGCTTAGCATCAACAAG GCTTGCCCTATATGTTATACGGAGGTGTTTGGCAATGGATCAAAACATTAA